DNA sequence from the Bradyrhizobium sp. CIAT3101 genome:
TGGCTTTCCGCTTCACCATGTTGAATGACGAGGACGTCGTGCATTGCCAGATCAGCGATGCCGCGATGGACGAGCTTGCGGGCATGCAAGGCACCGAAAGCAGCGCGCGGCAGGCGCAGTTCATGTCGCTGCGCGAGACCATCGAGCGGCTGGCCTCGGATCTCTACGACGAGGCGCCGCGATTCAAGGGCTACGTCGTGCGGATCTTTACGCGGCATCTGGGAAGATGAGCCCCAGTGTCGTCCTGGCTTTCGCCAGGACGACACTGAAACACTGCAGCTAGTCTGACAGCTTCTTCAACAACAAGTTCAGCGCCGTCGCCGCGAACACCTGCATGTTCGCGAACCGGTCGTTGTTCCCGGTCTCGAGCGTCATCACCTCCGTGGCGGGTCCGGCGACCGCCATGCAGCTATGGCCGGCGGCGTCGCCGTAGCGGTTGCCGGTCGGGCCGGCTGCGCCGGTCTCGGACAGGCCCCAGTCGGATGCGAAGCGGCCGCGCATCTGGTCGGCCAGAAGCTTTGCGTAGGGCTCCGAGGAGGAACGAAAGCCCTTCATTCCTTCATCCGAAATATCCATCAGCACGCGCCTGGCGTCGCGGGTGTAGACCACG
Encoded proteins:
- a CDS encoding DUF1488 family protein, coding for MPLARDKIIGHDLERLAFRFTMLNDEDVVHCQISDAAMDELAGMQGTESSARQAQFMSLRETIERLASDLYDEAPRFKGYVVRIFTRHLGR
- a CDS encoding CinA family protein, with protein sequence MKELVSIAEQVAAKLIARKQTIAVAESSAGGLIAASLLAVPGASAYFLGGAVVYTRDARRVLMDISDEGMKGFRSSSEPYAKLLADQMRGRFASDWGLSETGAAGPTGNRYGDAAGHSCMAVAGPATEVMTLETGNNDRFANMQVFAATALNLLLKKLSD